The following proteins are co-located in the Xyrauchen texanus isolate HMW12.3.18 chromosome 41, RBS_HiC_50CHRs, whole genome shotgun sequence genome:
- the LOC127634126 gene encoding carbohydrate sulfotransferase 1-like — translation MQQETLSLRKNHVIILTSTRCGSSFLGQIFNYKSDVFYLYEPLQPVKSAIRSPGKDNRHLFGASRDLLRSLLNCDLYKYEDYIYPPPEEHILNKMYRRGASRALCSPPVCNDFKPQEVSFKESDCVETCGKLNMSLAIESCQKKGNVVLKIVFMPPRIIELKDLLEDPRLNLKVIQLVRDPRAILSSRLDIRPSLKPYQSWNMLNKGEKTSNVPDLVECEEFQMSVVLALSKPYWLRGRYMLLRYEDLTLNPFKKAQEIYDYVNIQMDDTVLDWIKNNTQAEIKHTFMNQYETKRNSSETVYNWRSKLSFAAVKHLQDKCKHTLQMLGYKQALSQAEINDLSFSLLEELPFEPFV, via the coding sequence ATGCAACAGGAAACGCTTTCTCTAAGGAAAAATCATGTAATCATTTTGACATCCACTCGCTGTGGTTCCTCCTTTCTTGGGCAAATTTTCAACTATAAATCTGATGTGTTTTACTTGTACGAACCCCTTCAGCCTGTTAAAAGTGCAATTAGATCACCTGGAAAGGACAACAGGCATCTTTTTGGAGCTAGTCGTGATCTTCTGCGTAGCTTGCTCAACTGTGACCTCTACAAGTATGAGGACTACATCTATCCACCTCCAGAGGAACACATTTTGAACAAAATGTATCGTCGGGGGGCCAGCAGAGCCCTCTGCTCCCCTCCAGTTTGCAATGACTTCAAACCCCAAGAGGTGAGCTTTAAAGAGAGTGACTGTGTTGAGACATGTGGCAAACTGAACATGTCATTGGCCATTGAGTCCTGCCAGAAGAAAGGAAATGTGGTCCTCAAAATTGTTTTCATGCCCCCGAGGATTATAGAGCTGAAGGATCTACTGGAAGATCCACGTCTGAACTTGAAGGTCATTCAGCTGGTCCGAGACCCCAGAGCCATTCTGTCCTCCAGGCTTGACATCCGTCCTTCTTTAAAACCTTACCAGTCATGGAACATGCTGAACAAAGGTGAAAAAACATCTAATGTTCCTGACTTGGTGGAATGTGAAGAATTCCAGATGTCAGTGGTCTTGGCTCTGAGCAAACCCTACTGGCTCCGTGGACGGTACATGCTTTTGAGGTATGAGGACTTAACCTTGAACCCATTTAAAAAGGCTCAGGAAATATATGATTATGTGAACATACAAATGGATGATACTGTGTTGGATTGGATAAAAAACAACACTCAGGCTGAAATCAAGCACACATTCATGAATCAGTATGAAACCAAGAGGAACTCTTCTGAAACAGTATACAACTGGAGATCCAAATTGTCATTTGCAGCCGTTAAACATTTGCAAGACAAGTGTAAACACACACTACAGATGCTAGGCTACAAACAGGCTCTTTCTCAAGCAGAAATAAATGACTTGTCTTTTTCTCTACTTGAGGAACTTCCATTTGAGCCCTTTGTGTGA
- the LOC127634633 gene encoding calcium/calmodulin-dependent protein kinase II inhibitor 2-like, translating to MSEVLPYSEGKMSGFGADSEVSQISFSCRLQDTNSFFGTSQSKRPPKLGQIGRAKHVVIEDDRIDEVLKGMTDKSSPGV from the exons ATGTCCGAAGTGCTGCCATACAGCGAGGGGAAGATGAGCGGCTTCGGGGCGGACAGTGAAGTCAGTCAGATATCCTTCAGCTGTCGACTGCAAGACACGAACTCGTTCTTCGGAACCTCACAGTCCAAACGACCACCGAAACTCGGGCAGATTGGCAGGGCAAAACACG TGGTCATTGAAGATGACCGAATTGACGAAGTTCTCAAAGGGATGACAGACAAGTCATCTCCCGGCGTGTAA
- the chrnd gene encoding acetylcholine receptor subunit delta → MGGVIHLLTGSLFILFSQECLGRNEEERLINHLFKERHYNKELRPVQHKDETVDIYLSLMLSNLISLKEVEETLLTNVWMEHGWTDYRLAWNESEFDNIPVLRLPPSMVWLPEIVLENNNDAQFKVAYYCNVLIYPSGSVYWLPPAIFRSSCSINVNYFPFDWQNCSLKFSSLTYNAKEISLHLKEEEEDGKSYKVEWIIIDPEGFTENGEWEIVHMPAKRNTYKNIPMESNKHQDITFYLIIKRKPLFYVVNIIIPCVLISFLASLVYYLPADSGEKMTLSISVLLAQSVFLLLISQRLPETSMAVPLIVKYLMFIMVLVTVVVLNCVIVLNLHFRTPSTHDMTEWTKEFFLERLPRLLHMSRPADDKPKLEGALPRRSSSLGYIAQAEEYYSVKSRSELMFEKQSERHGLSTRPTPKATYTSSNDSEVNEQLYNEMKPAVEGANYIVKHMHDKNDYNEEKDNWSGIARTVDRLCFYLVTPVMTLGTICIFLMGTLNHPPVLPFMGDTFTYKVENKRFS, encoded by the exons ATGGGAGGTGTAATACATCTTTTGACGGGGTCgttatttatcttattttctcAAG aatgtttgGGCAGGAATGAAGAGGAGCGTCTCATCAACCATCTATTCAAAGAGCGCCACTATAACAAAGAGCTTCGGCCAGTACAACACAAAGATGAAACTGTAGATATTTACTTGTCATTGATGCTCTCTAATCTCATTTCCTTG aaagaagttgaagaaacattatTAACAAATGTGTGGATGGAACAT GGCTGGACCGATTATAGACTTGCATGGAACGAATCCGAGTTTGATAACATTCCTGTCCTGCGCCTGCCCCCCAGTATGGTGTGGTTGCCAGAGATTGTTCTTGAAAACAA CAATGATGCCCAGTTCAAGGTCGCCTACTACTGTAATGTGTTGATCTACCCCAGTGGAAGTGTGTACTGGTTACCTCCAGCTATATTTCGGAGCTCCTGTTCAATAAACGTCAACTACTTTCCATTTGATTGGCAGAACTGCTCTCTGAAGTTCag CTCATTAACTTACAATGCCAAGGAGATTAGCTTACATCtgaaagaggaggaagaggatggCAAGTCCTACAAAGTTGAATGGATCATTATTGATCCTGAGGGATTCACAG AAAATGGCGAGTGGGAGATTGTTCACATGCCTGCCAAGAGAAACACTTATAAAAACATCCCAATGGAGAGCAACAAGCACCAGGATATCACCTTTTACCTCATCATTAAACGAAAACCGCTGTTCTACGTTGTAAACATAATCATTCCCTGCGTGCTCATCTCCTTTTTGGCTTCGCTCGTCTACTACCTGCCTGCAGACA GTGGTGAAAAGATGACACTGTCCATCTCTGTGCTTCTGGCTCAATCTGTGTTTCTGCTGCTGATTTCACAGCGTCTGCCTGAGACCTCGATGGCAGTTCCCTTAATTGTCAA GTATCTGATGTTTATCATGGTACTGGTCACTGTGGTGGTGTTAAATTGTGTCATTGTTCTGAACCTTCACTTCCGGACTCCGAGCACCCACGACATGACAGAATGGACCAAAGAG TTCTTTTTGGAGCGTCTGCCGCGTCTTCTGCACATGTCCCGCCCGGCTGACGACAAGCCCAAACTGGAGGGAGCATTACCGCGGCGTTCCAGCTCCCTGGGTTATATCGCCCAGGCCGAGGAATACTACAGCGTTAAATCCCGCAGTGAGCTGATGTTTGAGAAACAGTCAGAGAGGCATGGACTAAGCACCCGTCCCACCCCCAAAGCCA cTTACACATCCAGTAATGACTCTGAGGTGAATGAACAGCTGTATAATGAGATGAAGCCAGCTGTGGAGGGAGCCAATTACATCGTTAAGCACATGCATGACAAAAATGACTATAATGAG GAAAAGGACAACTGGAGTGGTATTGCAAGGACTGTGGACCGACTCTGCTTCTATTTGGTGACTCCAGTCATGACATTAGGAACCATCTGCATCTTCTTGATGGGGACCCTAAACCATCCACCAGTGCTGCCCTTCATGGGTGACACCTTCACCTACAAAGTAGAAAACAAACGCTTTTCATGA